In a single window of the Candidatus Zixiibacteriota bacterium genome:
- a CDS encoding zinc finger domain-containing protein codes for MLCPHCWGYKESLGVAKRVAG; via the coding sequence TTGTTATGCCCCCACTGCTGGGGATATAAGGAATCGTTGGGAGTGGCAAAAAGAGTTGCCGGGTAG
- a CDS encoding RimK-like ATPgrasp N-terminal domain-containing protein, whose amino-acid sequence MKDIILTETELDKPAVGLLPQRPAEAAAAERTGYIARHKTERFLLNLDGYYGYLENGYYASLEASAEGMDIHPTCSEIIDGYVVPIFLEKARQAGLKVPEYYVTNSYFEPPVIVDSINPFMSRRSVVLKNRHQERIAKSLTRNFTYAICCQELPAGARIGNFRSILGWSTKPRYLDLSRSVWEVFRIPLVTVRTIILPDGEIMLSGLLPLPFARLTPREKRFIESQVEWQI is encoded by the coding sequence ATGAAAGATATCATACTGACCGAAACAGAATTGGACAAACCGGCAGTGGGGCTTCTGCCTCAACGACCCGCGGAAGCTGCCGCCGCAGAGAGGACCGGTTACATTGCCCGCCATAAAACCGAGCGGTTCCTGCTTAATCTTGACGGCTACTACGGCTATCTTGAAAATGGATACTATGCTTCTCTGGAAGCAAGCGCCGAAGGGATGGATATTCACCCTACCTGCAGTGAAATCATTGACGGCTATGTCGTCCCGATTTTTCTGGAAAAAGCCAGGCAGGCCGGGCTGAAAGTCCCTGAATATTACGTTACCAACAGCTATTTCGAGCCGCCGGTGATTGTCGATTCCATCAATCCTTTCATGTCGCGCCGGAGTGTCGTGCTTAAAAACCGTCACCAGGAACGGATTGCTAAATCGCTCACCCGCAATTTCACCTATGCCATCTGCTGCCAGGAATTACCTGCCGGCGCCAGAATCGGCAATTTCCGCTCCATACTCGGCTGGTCCACCAAGCCGCGTTATCTCGACCTTTCCCGCTCAGTCTGGGAGGTCTTCCGGATTCCGCTGGTCACGGTCCGGACTATTATCCTCCCGGATGGTGAGATTATGCTGAGCGGACTTTTGCCGCTCCCTTTTGCCCGCCTTACTCCCCGCGAAAAGAGATTCATTGAAAGTCAGGTCGAATGGCAAATATAG
- a CDS encoding RimK family alpha-L-glutamate ligase, with protein sequence MANIGVYIERYTVTRSEEMGALMKLGQVAHRLGHRLDFLFRPDMYKIPHYDAIFIRALTDPMNSSYVAARLAQLHKLPVIDDPESIIICCDKVNMYRHLEKAGVPMPETLYLKESDLTAEYGARLLDEKGSPLVLKAPNTSFSMYVERVYNPDEFVKVGKKYLRRADRVVAQKYIHSEFDWRVGVLDGEPLYVCQYLIPKKRWKILSYTETGREIYGNVKGFELHKVNPKLLDTAIQAANAIGRGLYGVDLKQVGDDFVVIEVNDNPTIAEDEEDQKAPHIYEKLIRYLVGERGTHSGGNGNGGGNGNGNGN encoded by the coding sequence ATGGCAAATATAGGAGTTTATATAGAGCGGTATACTGTCACCCGTTCTGAAGAGATGGGGGCGCTTATGAAACTGGGCCAGGTTGCCCATCGCCTGGGACATCGGCTCGATTTCCTTTTCCGTCCCGATATGTACAAGATTCCTCATTATGACGCTATCTTCATTCGCGCCTTAACCGACCCGATGAACTCCTCCTATGTGGCGGCGCGACTGGCGCAACTGCATAAATTACCGGTCATTGATGACCCCGAATCGATTATCATCTGCTGCGATAAAGTAAATATGTACCGCCATCTGGAGAAAGCGGGAGTTCCGATGCCGGAGACTCTTTATCTGAAAGAGTCGGACCTGACCGCCGAATACGGGGCGCGGCTATTGGATGAAAAAGGGTCTCCTCTGGTGCTCAAAGCCCCAAACACCAGTTTCTCGATGTATGTCGAGCGGGTCTATAATCCGGATGAGTTTGTCAAGGTAGGCAAGAAATATCTCCGGCGGGCCGACCGGGTGGTGGCGCAAAAATATATTCACTCCGAGTTCGACTGGCGGGTGGGAGTGCTTGATGGCGAGCCGCTTTATGTTTGCCAGTACCTCATTCCAAAAAAGCGCTGGAAAATCTTATCCTATACCGAAACCGGACGGGAAATCTATGGCAATGTCAAAGGGTTTGAACTGCACAAGGTCAACCCAAAGCTTCTGGACACCGCGATTCAGGCGGCAAACGCCATAGGCCGCGGGTTGTACGGCGTTGACCTTAAGCAGGTCGGCGATGATTTTGTCGTCATTGAAGTCAACGATAACCCGACCATCGCTGAAGACGAAGAAGACCAGAAAGCCCCCCATATTTATGAAAAGCTGATTCGGTATCTGGTGGGAGAGCGCGGCACGCACTCGGGCGGCAACGGCAACGGCGGCGGCAATGGCAACGGGAATGGGAATTAA
- a CDS encoding N-acetyltransferase produces the protein MATGMGIKPRQGTLNDLSSLIRLENISFGGDAFNRRQLRYLLTKANADVIILGNRTEVQGAAIMLWRKRSRRGHLYSIVIDPKCRGLGLGEKLLRQCEKAAQLHKCDSVTLEVRSDNRAAIGLYTKLGYRIIKELPGYYADGRNGVGMLKLLKSK, from the coding sequence ATGGCAACGGGAATGGGAATTAAGCCCCGACAAGGCACCCTGAACGACCTCTCCTCATTAATTCGACTTGAGAATATTAGCTTTGGCGGCGACGCTTTCAACCGGCGTCAGCTCCGTTACCTTCTCACCAAAGCCAATGCCGATGTAATCATTCTGGGAAACAGAACGGAAGTCCAGGGCGCCGCTATCATGCTCTGGCGAAAGAGAAGCCGGCGTGGTCATCTCTATTCCATCGTTATTGACCCCAAATGTCGCGGTCTCGGTCTGGGAGAAAAACTGCTCCGGCAATGCGAAAAAGCGGCGCAGTTACATAAGTGTGATAGTGTCACTCTTGAAGTCCGCTCGGATAACCGAGCCGCTATCGGACTTTACACCAAATTGGGGTATCGCATCATTAAGGAACTTCCCGGCTACTATGCCGATGGCCGCAACGGCGTCGGTATGC